GGCATTGCAAGATATATAGGGACACCGTGTTGGGGGAGCTGAACCTCCACGAGCATATCCCTGTTTTACTCAAGGACACAAGGTTTTTTCTTCTGGGTGTTCTGTATAACACAATttcgtttccttttctttcttttattgaACTAACCTATTGTAGTTCTGCAGCTCAAATGGCACATTTATCAACTGGAGAAAGCTCAAGAAAAATTCATCTCCGGTCAAGCTTAATCATGGTGATGTTATATCATTTACAACACCTCCTCACGATGGTATGGTTCCCTCCTCATTCCACTTTTACTAATTGGACTCATACTGGGTTCACTAGGGGTATGTATTCAATGGCTAATACCTTTGTGCTGCTATTTGGTTTATGTTCTCTTCATTCAATTCATCACCATTAGTGCTTTTCCGCCCTTTGCTGATTTGCTATTGTCTTTTACACTtgatcatatttcacattttgaTGCTCATGTTTCTGTAGCATGTTATCACTGTTTCTCGTATATAGGATTGATATTGCCACTTGCTCTTCCATTCAAGTTGTATATTGCTTTTGCAGATGCTTCCTATGCATTTGTCTACCGTGAAGTCAATGCAATCAGTTGTGTAAAGAATGGAGGTACCATTCATAAAAGGAAGTCAGGTGAGGAGTTTGCTGTCTTATGATTTGGTGATCATATTTACCAACTAGTATGTTACAAGTTTTGATATATGTACCACCATTTATGTTTAATCCTGAAGAGGAGGATGGTTCTGGAAGCAAGAGGCTAAAGGGTCTTGGTATTGGTTCTCCTGATGGTCCTGTTTCACTAGATGATGTTCGGAGACTAGAAAAATCTAATGCTGTAAGTTGGCTCCTTCAAGATGGCAATAGCTTTGTTGCCTTTGTAGTTTGCTAACCTTATTACCCTAAATCTATGCAGGACCTCAGGGAACAACTTGAGGCACATGTTGTGACAATTCAGACTTTGAGAACTGAAAGAAAAATGGCACAAGTCCAGCATGAAAAGGTATGCATTACTTCTCCGTCCCCTCTCCTCTTCTTTGCATGAAGTGTTTTCATTTTTGCTTATGGTTTCATTGTTACATTTCTCCTAGCATATAGAATTTTCCTCTTGTACTTCATCGCCCATTGTCACTTCTAAATTATAATGTTTCTCCAGTCTACTTAACGATGATGTTTCGTTAGCGTTTGTCAAATTGTCTACATAGTTATCAATGTACCCTTCATAAAGGAATTTTATATTCAATGAAGTTAATACCTATTTCTCTACAAGAGGAAATATGTGTTCCCTTTTCCATTAAAATTTTCCTTTTGCTATCAAAGATTAGGTTTCTACTACCTCCATTTTCTTTTACTTGTCGTTTAGGACATTGACACGGTTTCCAATAAGCACGTTTGACCATTATTTTTGATAACTACTTCTtggtaaaagttgataaaaattagatgatgtcaaagtatttttcatgacaaatgcactactatcattttcatgtatcaaatcctaatagttttgtgtatattagtggtcaaaatTTCTAAAGTTTGATTGCACGCATTCTAggatgacatctatttgagaacggatGTAGTACTTACTAGAAACTTGTACTCATCATTGACTCATTGCCTTTGTCTGTAACTGAGCTTTTACAATTCTGATGATGTAGGAACTCAAAGAGTTTAGAGAAACTACATCGAGTTCATATCTTGATCAAACTAAATCTCTTCAGCTAGCACTCGAGGAGAAGCAAAAACAACTAGATTCACTTAGTACATCAAATACAGAGTTTCAGAATTCCATAAAAGATCTGGATGAAAGGCTTAGTGCATCTAAGCAATCACGTGCCGATGCTGATGAGATAATTTTGAGGTATTCTGCATTGCCTTGTGATCAATTTCTTACCACTTGATGACAATACAAAGAGCTTCTCTCATCTCTTACCATGCATCATTTACTATTACATGAGGATCTCATATATTTAAGATTTGAAATGTTTCCAGCCAGAAAGCAATTATATGTGAGCTTGAGGGACAGCTAAATGAGGAGAGAAACTTAAGAAGAGAGGAGCGTGATAAGGCTGCACAGGACTTAAAATCTGCACTGCATAAAATGCAAGCTGAGGCTCAAGAAGAAATTAATAGACAGGCCGAGTCTTACCTTAGACAACAAAAGGAGCAGAAAGAAGTTATTAGCAAGCTTCAGGTTATACTTTTCTCCAATTATAGACCGTTCCATAACTCATGTTTTTTATATATTGCAATAACCTTCCACTTTTGTTTTCAGGAATCAGAAAAAGAAACTCGTTTGCTTGTGGAAACGTTGAGGTCCAAGCTGGTATGCTGTTTCACAATGACCACTCCAAACTCTTTCATTTCTTTTTCGCACTACAATTATTTGTTTTCTGATATTCTCATGCAGGAAGACGCTCGAGAGAACCTTGTAACATCTGATAAAAGAGTAAGAGAGCTGGAAGCTCAACTTCAGGATGAGCAGCTAATATGTGCTAACAACCGAAAGGTACCAAGCTGTGCTCATGGTAGACTTTGTAATTACATCTCGgtaaaatattttcatttgttGTCTTTTATTTGCCTATAACATTTTGCCCCCTTGCAATTGCAGAAATCAGATAATTTAGAGAGTGAACTGAGAAAACTGAAGAAAGAACTTGAAAATGAGAAGGTGGAAAGAAATGTTCATGCATGGAAGGTTGCTCTCCTTTACTTACAAACTCATAATATGTATCCTTTTGTTCAGCAGGCTGCTCGGGAAGAAGCATGGGCAAAGGTCTCAGCTCTTGAGCTTGAAATAGCTGGAACAATTAGAGATTTATCAATTGAGAAACAGAGGTATCAAGGAGCTAGAGAACGAATTATTTTACGGTAAAATCTTGTTTCAGTTTCATAGATGTGATAAGAGTCCGGTCCCAAGTCTGTGAACTACAAGTTATGTATAATCCTTTTTATATTTTCCCGTATGTTGCTTATTGCAGAGAGACTCAGCTCCGTGCTTTCTATTCAACTACAGAAAAAATCTCTGCTCTATTTGCAAAACAGCAGGAACAGCTGAAAGCTATGCAGAGAactttggaggatgaagagaacTATGAGAACACCTTAATGAGTGTTGATCTTAATAAAGTGCCACTAGCAACCGTAGCCACTGATGATGCCCGTGTGAAGCCAGTAGACTACTCAAAACATATAATGGAAGCCTCTGGTGCTTCAACAGAGAATACACAGGTAAGTGAACATAGTTCCAGTGATGAAGATGCCAACATGACCGAGCAGCTGGATGGTGGTACCCGTGAAGGTGGCAGCACTCAAAGCCTAGAGTTCACCAGCCCAGAAAGATCACTGGAGAGATTCAGGTCTGGTTTTCAGTGTGATCCTGTTGCTACGGCTCCTGAGAGGGAGGCAACTGATACTGAGCAAATTCCTGAGACAGAAAGCCAAGCTGGTAATGTTGGATGCGATGATCAGGATTCAAATCTTCAAAGATGTGACGACTTTGGAGGAGAGACTATGCAGCTAGAGGATGAAGTGCAGCCGCAAGAAAATGACGAATCTAACCCATTGCTCAAAGATGGAGGGCAGCCACAAACAAATGAGGAGCATGTTCCGACCCCCAAAGATGGCATTGGTCACTGTTCTGAAGAAAAACATGAGGATGACTGGTTCGAGAGCAAACGGGAGGACACACATGTTGGAACTATTGGAACAGCTGATCTGTTGACCTCAGAAGTTGCTGGTAGCTGGGCAGTGGAAACAGCTCCCTCTGTCAATGGGGAGAACGAATCTCCTAGGAGCTTGGGAGATGTGGTTCCTGGCGATGCTGTGGGTCAGGACAATAATGACGGAGGAAGCATGGCAGCTGATGCTTTGCTAACTTTGGTGAACTCAGATGGCCAAGCGGCTGGGAGTCAGAATAATGTCGACCATGTCGTTTCCAAAATAACTGATCACCATCGTGTTCTTAGTGCCATGATTGAAATTGTTGAGCCTGATTTCAGGAAGCAAATCTCGGGAAGTGGCATTGGAAATAACGAATCAATGTCTGATGCCGAGACAGAGGAAGGCAGCGAGGAAGGTGATACAGATTGTGACAGTGATGAGGCTGTGGTTGAGGATTCTGTTGGATAGGTTAAAAGGGATTGCTTTCCTTGTAAATATTTCAACTTTTTATTCATGCACCTTTTGTCGTATGAGCCTGTATCATGCTGTTGCATTTATgcatattttttcttcattttttctgTTTCTGGTTTATGCATGTACATGTTGATACAAACTGAAATATCTTGTGTTGAGCGTGCATGTTTGACACTCGGTGTCGGTTTGGTTTCCGTCTAAGTTTCTCACATCTAAGATTAGCTAAGTGTGGTTTTTTATAAAAGATGTTGCTAAGAAATTTTTATCCGTAAGTGTAGCACAGTTAGTTAAAAAAACTGGGGGTATGACGTGTAGGTTAGGATGCTAACAAAATATAACTTGTCATTGTAGTAATTAATCAAACAGCTGTCTAAAAACTTTAGGTGTGATTAACTTTAGATGCGAACCAAACAGGCGCGAACCAAACAGGCCATGGAGCTTACCTCAGGGTGCTACTGTTCCATTTTTAGTAGAACAGCCGTATGTAATTAGAAAGTTCATGTTAAAAATAAAGATGACCTCTGGAAACTGGGAATGCACTTGCACAACATAAGTCCTATATTACTCCGAAAAATGTTTTGGTGTTGATAAATATTTGCATCGATCCTCAGGTACCAAGCGCACAAAACATCGGTAAACAGATACTAGTACAAAAGAATATAAACCAGCTACAATTTAATCAGTTTGGCAACTCAAACAACAACTGTATCATCCAAAGAATAAATAAACATAAAGTACAAGCAAGTCCATCACCTGGAAAAATACAAGGTATTAACGACATTTAAAACCAATGAGTTAGGAAATTAAATGGTTTCGgttcatctatttttttcttccatgAAGCAATCCAACATGCCTCTGAGATCATTCTTTTGATTCATGGTTCTTCCCTGCGCCGTTCTGCTGCGCCTGCTGCAGCCGGTAAAACGGTATCGGCgtagcctgctgctgctgcagttgAAACATCTGGTCCTGAACACTGAGTTGGATCTGCTGCGTTGGATTTTTGGACGAGCAGGAATCGCCGAGCTCTGCAGTCGCGAGTTTCAGGCGTTGAACTTCGGCTGTCAGCGCCTCATTCAGAGCTGTTCAAGGAGACAATAAAACATGATGATTTACCTTCAAAAACAGAAAGATGATTGAACCGTGAATCACAATGTAGCTACCTCCTAAACTCTATATTAGCATGTCTTGTTCCGGCTACATTTTTCTAAAGTGCATACTCCTACATGCTAGACACTAACAGCAGCAGAGAAAACCGCATATTTTATCTGAAGCAACGGaggaaaaaaataacacaagcaACCTTCCTTCTCGGATGATTGCTAGCACATCTTACTAGACACTAGTTGTACGTGCTAACGACTACCGGCATTGCGCAAGCGGTTGTATAAAAAAAGCCGACCACCAACCCGGCTACCTCCAAATGCCAACACGAGCTCATTCACAATTCATAGCCGTGGGCACACGAACTGGGAGAAACCAACATGTCAACGTCAACAACTTCAATGGGATATATTTTCTTCAGCTAAGTGCGAGCTTATCCAAGACTAGAGCTAGTAGATATAGTGCCTAGCACATCGGACGTTGACGAACACATCAATGAAGCATGCAGGTGAGAGATCAGGGGACGCACCGTCGCGCAGCTGCGCCTGCTGCTCCATGGCCTGCAGCCGGAACTTGAGCTCGTTGTTCTGCGTCGCGATCCCCGCCGAGTCGCGCTGCGAAAAATTGTGCAAGAACTGTGTAAATCGAACGAAGTCATCAAGGAGAAATGCACAAGAAAGCAAGAGGAGATAGAGGTAGCTACCTGGAGAAGCGTGAGCTGGGCGGAGAGAGTCGTGGCCTCCGTCTGCAGGATCTGCACCTTCTTCTCCAGCTCCGCAATGTAGCGCATCTTCCGCTCCTTGGACCGCGCCGCCGACTGCCTGTTCGCCAGCACCCTACAAGTGAACGATCACGCGAGAAACACAGTTCGATCAGTTCACCTCGCCCATTTCGTAGCACATTGAAATCGCTACATTTGCAAGCTCGATCCTAAGAAGAATGGAGCGCGAGGGCTcaggaatttgagatgaatggcATTGAGTAGTTATTACCTCTTGACGCGCTTGGGGTCGGCGAGGGCCATCTCAGCCAGCTTCTCGTCGGCCATGATCTTCTTCATCTCAGCAGGGGTGAACCCGCCGCTGCCGAACTCCAAGCTGAACCGGTTGGGTCCCGGCATGTTGCCGTTGGCCCCCGCCGTCGCGTCGGCCGAGAAGTTGAGCATTCCGATAAGGCTGTCCATGGACAGGCTCCTGGCGTGTCGGGCCATCGGCGCAGCGGCCGGCTCCCCCGCGTTTCCCCTCTTGAGGCCCTCCCGCCTCTCGGTGCCGTCGGCCCAGAGGCGGATTCCGCCGCTGCTGTCGGCGGCACACTCCTCAGACTCGTTCTCGCTGCTGTCGGCGCCGTTGGTCTTCATGCTGCTCCCGCGGCTGTCCCCGTCGTCGTGGCGGTCGTCGGAGGAGTTGAGCCCGTCCAGCCCCTCCAGGTTGAGGTACGTGTTGAACAAGTCGtcggcgtcgccgccgccgtggtggcccCAGCCGGCCTCGACCTTGGGCGGCGGGAGCTGGCCTCCCGACGCCGGCGGGAAGTACCCGAACGGGACGTCGCTGCGGCAGCGCCGGTGCGCCTTGCGCGGCGGCAGCCCGTCCTCCATGCACACGTCAGCGCGCTGGCTGCCGAACGCCTGGGGCGGCGTCGGCGGCAGCCCCGGCGGCCTGGGCTTGGAGTTGGCCGGGTCAGGCACGAAGGAGGTCGCCATCGGCAGCGACAtgccgtgctgctgctgctgctggtggtggtggtggtggtggtggtgcaccAGCGCGGCGGCTGCGTGCGCGTCGCCAACGCCGTTCATGCTCCCCTCCGCGCCCGAAAGCAGCACGAGGAATGTCAGCCCGAGCAAGGTGGCGTACGTTGGCGGTGCAAACTGCAAAGAGCGCGAGCTCGCAACGCAGCGCAGCGCAGCGAGCGGTGGTGGAATCGAATGGAATGGGGGGTTCCTTGGTGTTTTGCTCGGGCGGGTGCTTTTAAGAGTATTTACTCGCCGTTTGGTGACGATCTTTGCGAGGTGGTGGGGGCTGCCTTTGCCTTGCCGTGCCCTGCCGGCTGCCGCTCACTATTTCACTCACCTCGGCGGCATCCCGTTTCTGTGCTGCTCCGGCTGCATTCATGCAGGTTCGAACAAATCCTTGTACGAGTTTGGCTGTACGGAACAGCAGTTTCTGCTGGATCGGACAGCCCATCCGTCCGGCCGACCGATGATGGGAAATACAACTCCACACCATATTACACATTACTGATTATCTTGATATGGTTCATCACTCTTGTCcatctattaatttttttatctacttATGTTTTTTTCATTAACTTTTAAATataaatctcaatataaatgAACAATCAAGTATATAATGGATACATAACATTGTGAAATTTCCCCTTCCGCCGGATGATCTACGTAGATTGGAATGGGACCTGGTTGCTAGCTTCACCTGCAGCCTTTGGACCGTCGGATGGAGCATGCCGATCGCAGGCGTCCGTTCTCGATCAAATGGTTAGCTCTCAACAAGCTACCGCACCGTTTGTGCGGGGTGAACTGTAACTCTGCAAGCCAGCTGTGAGCCTGTGCTAACAGTGTATTGTGTATGTTTCACACGATTGCCAATCCGATTCAATGCGTCAATGGCGGAAAACTTGTTCACTAGCTTagtaaatatatatcaatttctatctaaatatgttaggtttatctagtatgttcACTCTACCGTTCAAGAGGATTACAATCTACTCTAGCGatgtaaattgtaaaaatataaatatgaaaacataaataaggtagagagataaattcAGTACAAATAATTTTTATCCCGTAGCATAGATAGTATGAATATCACCTCCAATCCATGTTAGAGCTCAATCAAGGATATACTTCTGGTCAGCATCcaatcacgactcttgagccaccaaaccaccaaagcaaggtctcAAGTTAGATGAGCCGTTAAACCACAAAGGCAAGACATCACCATTAGTCTATCTTCTGGTCACTTTCTACCGTAATCACTTCAGaacttgagtcaccaaggtaagggtctccgcatccctaTACACGTATCTtaccgctgctccacaccaaatcggagggtcaacaagcttgagcaactccgatTCAATGTGTCGATGAGTCAGTAAGACTCTAAGGCACCAGTACCAcccggtacaagttaggatcactccttgatccactctctaggcaacaatcaccaAACAACACTTCCTCTAagcttataagcactaatcactcactaaacgTGTGtttaattaccttagatgattacattaagcactttgatggtttgTATATTTTCTCAATTGTATATGAATTTCTCCAGACAGTCACACATTCAAATGATTAAGTTGAGGAGtctttatagcttcaaacctaCTAACTAACCATTTTCCTAACAacttagaaaagctgttaacaccggatgatccggtgagaacaatagtactaacatcggatcatctggtgagtacatcttcagaaactagccgttggaatccactcaaagtcatcctaaACACCAAgcactctggtgtatacatcatctccatcaccggactatccggtgaatacatttgagtcatccgagcctctacaacctctctgtgtaaattactctgGTGTAAACCTCCAGTGTACACAGCAtctatcatcggaccatccgatgaggtattcttcgatcttcaactcttgaaaatGCTTATACAGGAAATACTTTGgtgtgaagcatccggtgtgtacaacacagaCACCAGATCTTCTATTGAGTTGATTTTCGTTCTTCTAtgtttgaattcttctctgcaagaaatagtccgacgTGATCCTACGGtgatcatcagaccatccggtgaagtcatctGCATTCTCTCCTTTGCCAACAATGCTCCGCTGCTTCTGCCAATTtgacatcggaccatccggtgaggtaaaacTGCATCTGGACACAAAAACTTCAGTGCGTATAATTATTCCaatatcggaccatccggtgagtatattttTCCTGATACTTTtcaaattcaaccaaattttatcCTAGCTACGGTaacttt
The nucleotide sequence above comes from Phragmites australis chromosome 4, lpPhrAust1.1, whole genome shotgun sequence. Encoded proteins:
- the LOC133917020 gene encoding uncharacterized protein LOC133917020 isoform X2: MVTPKTAAKDEASCSVQTPPKVSPDEMRAVARKFADQLIQDTEPGVWAVLTAISKKARLRPQGINILLSADEHCLGRAVEERFQICAPQSAPQISGRHCKIYRDTVLGELNLHEHIPVLLKDTSSNGTFINWRKLKKNSSPVKLNHGDVISFTTPPHDDASYAFVYREVNAISCVKNGGTIHKRKSEEDGSGSKRLKGLGIGSPDGPVSLDDVRRLEKSNADLREQLEAHVVTIQTLRTERKMAQVQHEKELKEFRETTSSSYLDQTKSLQLALEEKQKQLDSLSTSNTEFQNSIKDLDERLSASKQSRADADEIILSQKAIICELEGQLNEERNLRREERDKAAQDLKSALHKMQAEAQEEINRQAESYLRQQKEQKEVISKLQESEKETRLLVETLRSKLEDARENLVTSDKRVRELEAQLQDEQLICANNRKKSDNLESELRKLKKELENEKQAAREEAWAKVSALELEIAGTIRDLSIEKQRETQLRAFYSTTEKISALFAKQQEQLKAMQRTLEDEENYENTLMSVDLNKVPLATVATDDARVKPVDYSKHIMEASGASTENTQVSEHSSSDEDANMTEQLDGGTREGGSTQSLEFTSPERSLERFRSGFQCDPVATAPEREATDTEQIPETESQAGNVGCDDQDSNLQRCDDFGGETMQLEDEVQPQENDESNPLLKDGGQPQTNEEHVPTPKDGIGHCSEEKHEDDWFESKREDTHVGTIGTADLLTSEVAGSWAVETAPSVNGENESPRSLGDVVPGDAVGQDNNDGGSMAADALLTLVNSDGQAAGSQNNVDHVVSKITDHHRVLSAMIEIVEPDFRKQISGSGIGNNESMSDAETEEGSEEGDTDCDSDEAVVEDSVG
- the LOC133917020 gene encoding uncharacterized protein LOC133917020 isoform X1, whose amino-acid sequence is MVTPKTAAKDEASCSVQTPPKVSPDEMRAVARKFADQLIQDTEPGVWAVLTAISKKARLRPQGINILLSADEHCLGRAVEERFQICAPQSAPQISGRHCKIYRDTVLGELNLHEHIPVLLKDTSSNGTFINWRKLKKNSSPVKLNHGDVISFTTPPHDDASYAFVYREVNAISCVKNGGTIHKRKSEEDGSGSKRLKGLGIGSPDGPVSLDDVRRLEKSNADLREQLEAHVVTIQTLRTERKMAQVQHEKELKEFRETTSSSYLDQTKSLQLALEEKQKQLDSLSTSNTEFQNSIKDLDERLSASKQSRADADEIILSQKAIICELEGQLNEERNLRREERDKAAQDLKSALHKMQAEAQEEINRQAESYLRQQKEQKEVISKLQESEKETRLLVETLRSKLEDARENLVTSDKRVRELEAQLQDEQLICANNRKKSDNLESELRKLKKELENEKAAREEAWAKVSALELEIAGTIRDLSIEKQRYQGARERIILRETQLRAFYSTTEKISALFAKQQEQLKAMQRTLEDEENYENTLMSVDLNKVPLATVATDDARVKPVDYSKHIMEASGASTENTQVSEHSSSDEDANMTEQLDGGTREGGSTQSLEFTSPERSLERFRSGFQCDPVATAPEREATDTEQIPETESQAGNVGCDDQDSNLQRCDDFGGETMQLEDEVQPQENDESNPLLKDGGQPQTNEEHVPTPKDGIGHCSEEKHEDDWFESKREDTHVGTIGTADLLTSEVAGSWAVETAPSVNGENESPRSLGDVVPGDAVGQDNNDGGSMAADALLTLVNSDGQAAGSQNNVDHVVSKITDHHRVLSAMIEIVEPDFRKQISGSGIGNNESMSDAETEEGSEEGDTDCDSDEAVVEDSVG
- the LOC133917020 gene encoding uncharacterized protein LOC133917020 isoform X3 produces the protein MVTPKTAAKDEASCSVQTPPKVSPDEMRAVARKFADQLIQDTEPGVWAVLTAISKKARLRPQGINILLSADEHCLGRAVEERFQICAPQSAPQISGRHCKIYRDTVLGELNLHEHIPVLLKDTSSNGTFINWRKLKKNSSPVKLNHGDVISFTTPPHDDASYAFVYREVNAISCVKNGGTIHKRKSEEDGSGSKRLKGLGIGSPDGPVSLDDVRRLEKSNADLREQLEAHVVTIQTLRTERKMAQVQHEKELKEFRETTSSSYLDQTKSLQLALEEKQKQLDSLSTSNTEFQNSIKDLDERLSASKQSRADADEIILSQKAIICELEGQLNEERNLRREERDKAAQDLKSALHKMQAEAQEEINRQAESYLRQQKEQKEVISKLQESEKETRLLVETLRSKLEDARENLVTSDKRVRELEAQLQDEQLICANNRKKSDNLESELRKLKKELENEKAAREEAWAKVSALELEIAGTIRDLSIEKQRETQLRAFYSTTEKISALFAKQQEQLKAMQRTLEDEENYENTLMSVDLNKVPLATVATDDARVKPVDYSKHIMEASGASTENTQVSEHSSSDEDANMTEQLDGGTREGGSTQSLEFTSPERSLERFRSGFQCDPVATAPEREATDTEQIPETESQAGNVGCDDQDSNLQRCDDFGGETMQLEDEVQPQENDESNPLLKDGGQPQTNEEHVPTPKDGIGHCSEEKHEDDWFESKREDTHVGTIGTADLLTSEVAGSWAVETAPSVNGENESPRSLGDVVPGDAVGQDNNDGGSMAADALLTLVNSDGQAAGSQNNVDHVVSKITDHHRVLSAMIEIVEPDFRKQISGSGIGNNESMSDAETEEGSEEGDTDCDSDEAVVEDSVG
- the LOC133914902 gene encoding bZIP transcription factor 29-like, with product MNGVGDAHAAAALVHHHHHHHHQQQQQHGMSLPMATSFVPDPANSKPRPPGLPPTPPQAFGSQRADVCMEDGLPPRKAHRRCRSDVPFGYFPPASGGQLPPPKVEAGWGHHGGGDADDLFNTYLNLEGLDGLNSSDDRHDDGDSRGSSMKTNGADSSENESEECAADSSGGIRLWADGTERREGLKRGNAGEPAAAPMARHARSLSMDSLIGMLNFSADATAGANGNMPGPNRFSLEFGSGGFTPAEMKKIMADEKLAEMALADPKRVKRVLANRQSAARSKERKMRYIAELEKKVQILQTEATTLSAQLTLLQRDSAGIATQNNELKFRLQAMEQQAQLRDALNEALTAEVQRLKLATAELGDSCSSKNPTQQIQLSVQDQMFQLQQQQATPIPFYRLQQAQQNGAGKNHESKE